In Chlorogloeopsis sp. ULAP01, one DNA window encodes the following:
- a CDS encoding DUF3611 family protein — protein sequence MLNKLDLHSSLPTVQEIATNFRLAGWINFGVQLGLLVVSGLIVLFAIADPNFNLKAQDAMSGLGLFCGVGGLLVLGLSLYWDWNYIRIGKDLQNPNPALHPKKADVISLLWRGLALNAAGMILTLFGVEVIVGTLVAKSLTQVQGMAIYNASQLIEPLDMFVVQANINTIVAQFVGIISSAWLISRISYHPH from the coding sequence ATGTTAAACAAGTTAGACTTACACTCTTCCTTACCAACCGTTCAGGAAATCGCCACGAATTTTCGCCTAGCAGGTTGGATTAACTTTGGTGTACAACTAGGACTGCTGGTAGTTTCAGGATTAATTGTACTGTTTGCGATCGCCGATCCCAATTTCAACCTCAAGGCTCAAGATGCCATGTCTGGGTTGGGTTTATTTTGTGGAGTAGGTGGACTTTTGGTACTTGGATTAAGCCTTTATTGGGATTGGAACTACATTCGTATTGGCAAAGATTTACAGAACCCAAATCCGGCATTACACCCCAAAAAAGCAGATGTGATTAGTCTTCTTTGGCGGGGATTGGCTCTAAATGCTGCTGGTATGATATTGACTTTATTCGGTGTTGAGGTAATTGTTGGGACTCTGGTAGCAAAATCACTGACTCAAGTACAAGGGATGGCTATTTATAACGCTAGTCAATTGATTGAGCCACTCGATATGTTTGTAGTGCAGGCAAATATTAATACAATCGTCGCTCAATTTGTGGGAATTATATCCTCAGCTTGGCTAATTAGTCGTATTAGCTATCATCCCCATTAG
- a CDS encoding N,N-dimethylformamidase beta subunit family domain-containing protein, whose amino-acid sequence MLFKILVSIAIKVLLPALLILVLTLINFSSSNQAIDIKIPKIQQSNPIIVENIKPGTTNWQLTNPATQKEIEGYASLTSVNRGEKIKFFVNTKEPSYTIEIFRMGWYGGAGGRQMAPAIARKAVKQPPPIVDKATGLIECDWLDPYVLKISSSQNDPTIWASGIYLAKLTASISGKQSYIIFVVRDDSRPSDILFQSSVTTYQAYNNWGGMSLYRWNSRGKQASKVSFNRPYAISPNRAAAYGVGAGEFLTNFQPKRRTSSAGWEYNMLRWLEREGYDVTYSTDVDTHENHLDPYTGKPMLLLHKAFLSVGHDEYWSWQMRQNVEAARDAGVSLGFFSANTCYWQIRFEPSRITSGINHTIVAYKENVALDPYARDTDPTNDYLITTLWRRKPVNFPEDALIGVMYETFQVNADIVFKQTAPDWLLANTQLERSDHQALLRLNYRESQKEMRLVGLLGYEVDRMFGNAPVNTIRVAHSPYRYGRRIRYADITAYTTDSGATVFATGSMQWSWGLDDYNVPQLRPSVLNNDAQVITGNVLAKMLRK is encoded by the coding sequence ATGTTATTTAAAATTTTAGTAAGCATTGCCATCAAAGTACTATTACCCGCACTATTAATTCTAGTCTTAACTCTAATTAATTTCTCCAGTAGTAACCAAGCTATAGATATCAAAATACCTAAAATTCAGCAAAGTAATCCTATCATTGTTGAAAATATTAAACCTGGCACAACTAATTGGCAGCTAACTAATCCAGCTACCCAAAAAGAAATAGAAGGTTATGCTTCGCTTACAAGTGTTAATCGCGGTGAAAAAATCAAGTTTTTTGTCAACACAAAAGAGCCAAGCTACACTATAGAAATTTTCCGGATGGGATGGTATGGGGGCGCTGGAGGGCGGCAAATGGCACCTGCGATCGCACGCAAAGCAGTCAAGCAACCACCGCCAATCGTAGACAAAGCAACTGGGTTAATTGAATGTGATTGGCTAGATCCATACGTATTAAAAATTTCCTCTTCTCAAAACGATCCCACCATTTGGGCAAGCGGTATTTATTTAGCAAAACTTACTGCCAGTATTAGTGGCAAGCAAAGCTACATTATTTTTGTTGTCCGCGATGACAGTCGTCCTTCTGATATCCTTTTTCAATCGAGCGTTACGACTTATCAGGCATATAACAATTGGGGTGGAATGTCCCTTTATCGCTGGAACAGTCGTGGCAAACAAGCATCTAAAGTTTCTTTCAATCGTCCTTATGCCATCAGCCCGAATCGCGCTGCCGCCTATGGGGTGGGTGCTGGGGAATTTCTTACCAATTTTCAACCAAAACGAAGAACTTCTAGTGCTGGTTGGGAATACAATATGCTGCGATGGCTGGAACGAGAGGGCTACGATGTCACCTACAGCACCGACGTTGATACCCACGAAAATCATCTAGATCCATACACTGGCAAACCCATGCTATTGTTGCACAAAGCATTTCTTTCCGTCGGACATGATGAGTATTGGTCGTGGCAAATGCGGCAAAATGTTGAAGCAGCTAGAGATGCTGGTGTTAGTCTCGGCTTTTTTTCTGCTAATACCTGTTATTGGCAAATTCGCTTTGAACCTAGCCGAATAACTTCAGGCATTAATCACACCATCGTAGCTTACAAAGAAAATGTTGCTTTAGATCCCTATGCTAGAGACACAGATCCAACAAACGATTACTTGATTACAACTCTCTGGCGAAGAAAGCCTGTAAATTTTCCAGAAGATGCTTTGATTGGAGTTATGTATGAGACATTTCAGGTAAATGCTGATATAGTTTTCAAGCAAACAGCACCGGATTGGTTGCTTGCAAATACACAATTAGAACGAAGCGATCATCAGGCATTGTTGCGATTAAATTATCGAGAGTCTCAAAAGGAAATGCGCTTAGTAGGACTTTTGGGCTACGAAGTTGATCGGATGTTTGGTAATGCTCCTGTCAATACAATTCGCGTTGCCCATTCGCCCTATCGTTACGGACGTCGAATTCGATATGCAGATATAACAGCTTACACTACAGACTCCGGTGCGACAGTGTTTGCAACCGGCTCAATGCAGTGGAGTTGGGGACTAGATGATTACAACGTGCCACAGTTACGTCCCTCTGTTTTAAATAATGATGCCCAAGTGATAACGGGCAACGTCTTAGCCAAAATGTTAAGAAAATAA
- the mgtE gene encoding magnesium transporter, with protein sequence MQTPNNTTSTLQDFSRRELRDLVRAQLQSLLEAGDLRGAKAILVPVQPVDIAEAIEGLPEAMHAIAFRLLSKDEAIEVYEYLDYSIQERLIEELRSQEVRDIVDQMSPDDRARLFDELPAKVVNRLLEQLSPAERTATAQLLGYEAGTAGRIMTPELISLKENFTVAETLERIRRVANASEMIYYLYATDAARRLTGIVSLRELVTSQPEQTIGDIMTRDVVFVHTDTDQETVARLIQRYDFLAVPVVDREQRLVGIVTVDDVIDIIQEETTEDIYAVGGGVQSGGDSYFESDLFTVARKRVVWLLVLLVTNTVTGTIIKSQEDILEKVVVLAAFIPLLVGTGGNVGAQSSTVVIRGMNTEEIRALGGPLHVIGREAVAGALLGVMLGLIATVWAFFLQKNLEVALAVGSSLVAISVLASVSGSALPFLFRLLRLDPALMSAPFITTAVDVVGVLIYFNLARVILRI encoded by the coding sequence ATGCAAACACCAAACAATACAACCTCTACTCTCCAAGATTTCTCACGCAGGGAATTGCGAGATTTAGTGCGAGCGCAATTGCAAAGTTTACTGGAAGCCGGAGATTTGCGGGGAGCAAAAGCTATTTTGGTGCCTGTACAGCCTGTGGATATTGCCGAAGCGATTGAAGGTTTGCCAGAAGCGATGCACGCGATCGCTTTTCGCTTGCTTTCTAAAGATGAGGCGATCGAGGTTTATGAATATCTTGACTACAGCATTCAAGAACGACTGATTGAAGAACTTAGAAGTCAGGAAGTTCGCGATATTGTCGATCAAATGTCACCGGATGATCGCGCTAGATTATTTGATGAATTACCAGCCAAAGTAGTTAATCGTCTTCTAGAACAACTAAGCCCAGCCGAAAGAACAGCCACAGCTCAACTTTTAGGTTACGAAGCTGGCACAGCCGGCAGAATTATGACGCCGGAGTTAATTTCTTTAAAAGAAAATTTTACAGTAGCTGAAACCCTAGAGCGAATTCGTCGCGTAGCTAATGCCAGTGAAATGATTTACTATCTCTACGCTACAGATGCAGCTAGACGTTTGACTGGTATTGTATCTTTGCGTGAATTGGTAACATCTCAACCGGAACAAACCATTGGCGATATCATGACTCGTGATGTAGTGTTTGTTCACACGGATACAGACCAAGAAACAGTAGCTAGATTAATTCAAAGATACGATTTTCTTGCTGTACCTGTAGTAGACAGAGAACAGCGTTTAGTGGGAATTGTTACCGTTGATGATGTAATTGACATTATTCAAGAGGAAACCACTGAGGATATTTACGCTGTTGGTGGTGGTGTTCAATCTGGTGGTGATAGCTATTTTGAGTCAGATTTGTTTACAGTTGCTCGCAAGCGGGTTGTCTGGTTGCTTGTCTTACTTGTCACCAATACTGTGACGGGAACAATTATTAAGTCACAAGAAGATATTTTAGAAAAAGTGGTAGTGTTGGCAGCTTTTATCCCTTTGCTAGTCGGTACAGGTGGTAATGTAGGCGCTCAATCTTCCACAGTCGTGATTCGTGGTATGAATACTGAAGAAATTCGCGCTCTAGGTGGCCCATTACACGTGATTGGCAGAGAAGCTGTGGCTGGTGCTTTGTTAGGAGTAATGTTAGGCTTAATCGCAACTGTATGGGCTTTCTTTCTACAAAAGAATTTAGAAGTAGCTTTAGCAGTTGGCAGCAGTCTCGTAGCGATTTCTGTGTTAGCTTCTGTTTCTGGTTCTGCTTTACCATTTTTATTCCGCTTACTGCGCTTAGATCCAGCATTAATGTCAGCACCTTTTATTACTACAGCAGTGGATGTTGTCGGTGTTTTAATTTACTTCAATTTAGCGCGAGTAATACTAAGAATATAA